Part of the Candidatus Zixiibacteriota bacterium genome, CCTTCATCTGGCGATGCAGATCATAAGTAACTGTCTTCTTGTCGATCGTCTTCTGAATTCCATTACGGATCATCGTGGCCGCTTTGTCCCAGCCAAGGTAATCCAGCATCATGCAGGCCGAAAGAATAACCGAACACGGATTGATAACATCCTTGTCGGCATACTTCGGAGCTGTGCCGTGGGTGGCTTCAAAGAGACCGATGTAATCACCAATATTAGCACCGGGAGCCATACCCAAACCACCGATCTGCGCCGCGCAGGCATCGGAGATATAGTCACCATTGAGGTTCGGTGTGGCCAGAACATCGTACTCGTCGGTACGAGTCAGAATTTGCTGGAAGATGGAATCGGCAATACGATCCTTTATGAGAATCTTGCCCTTGGGCATTTTGCCTTTGTACTTATCCCAGAGTTCATCCTCAGTCACGACTTTGTTCCGGAACTCGGTCGTCGCCAGCTTGTAACCCCAGTCACGGAAAGCGCCCTCGGTGTACTTCATGATATTGCCTTTGTGAACCAGCGTCACGGTCGGCAGTTTGTTATCGACAGCATGCTGGATCGCTTTGCGAACCAAACGCTTGGTGCCAGTGACAGAAATCGGCTTGACTCCGATTCCACTGTCCGGGCGGATGTTGGTCTTCATGGTCTTGTTGAGCCAGTTGATGACCTTCTTTACATCCTTGGTACCCTTCTTCCACTCGATACCGGAGTAAACATCCTCGGTGTTCTCACGGAAGATAACGACATCCATCTTTTCCGGATGCGTGACAGGGGAGCCAACGCCTTTGAAGTAGCTGACCGGACGGACGCAGGCGTACAGATTGAGAATCTGACGCAGCGAAACGTTAAGCGACCGGAATCCACCGCCGACCGGCGTGGTCAACGGACCCTTGAGAGCCACGACATACTTCTTGATGGCGTCCACGGTTTCCTGCGGTAGCCATTCTTTGTATTTATCAAAGGCGGCTTCGCCGGCGTAAACATCCATCCAGGCTATCTTTTTCTTACCCTTATAGGCCTTCTCGACAGCGGCATCGACAACACGACGAGTCGCCTTCATGATGTCGCGACCGATACCATCACCTTCGATGACCGGAATGATCGGTTTGTTCGGAATCTTGAGTTTCTTTTTTACAACCTTGATCGGCTGGCCGTTTTCGGGAACTTCGATATGTTTGTATTTTGCCATGTCTGATCCTTTAGTAGCCAAGGTCTTTGAGATGTTTCTTGTAGGTCTTGGCAGATTTCTGCAAAGCACCCTTTTCACTCTTGGTGAGATTCAGTTCGAGAATGCGCTCGACGCCCTTGGCACCCAACACCACCGGTACACCGATGTAGATATCCTTGATACCGTACTGACCGGTCAGGAAAGCGGAGGCCGGCAAAATGCGCTTTTCATCACAAAGAATCGAGCGACACATGCTGACACTGGCTGCGGCCGGAGCATAGTAAGCTGAACCGGTCTTGAGCAGTTTGACAATCTCACCACCACCTACAGCGGTACGTTTGGAGATAGCCTTAATGCGATCGGCAGGAATCAGTTCTTTGATCGGGATGCCACCGACAGTGGTATAGCGCGGCAGCGGAACCATAGTATCACCATGACCACCCAGTACCATAGCATGAATATCGGTCATCGCAATGTTGAGTTCCATCGACACAAAAGCTCTCATGCGAGTTGAGTCGAGTACACCGGCTTGACCGAGAACGCGGTTCTTAGGAAAACCAGTCTTCTTCTGCATGTGGAAAGTCATCAGATCAAGAGGATTGGAAACGACGATAACATAACTCTTGGGAGCATACTTCTTGATGTTGCCAGCTACCGAAGCAATGATGTTGGCATTCATCTTAAGCAGGTCTTCCCGCGACATGCCTGGCTTGCGAGCCAATCCGGCAGTCATGATAACGACGTCAGCATTCTTCAGATCGGTCCATTTGTTGGAACCGGTAATTTTGGCGTTGTAGCCGCGAACGGGTCCAGCCTGGGTAAGATCAAGTCCCTTGCCCTGGGGCATGTCCTTGATAATGTCCAAAAGTACGACATCAGCAATGTTGGCCTCGGCCATGTACATGGCGCAAGTTGCACCCACATGTCCAGCACCGACAACGACAACCTTCTTGTTCATAAAACCTCCACGGGATTGCACATGGTGTGCATCAATTACGCGTTTAACACCGTGTGAGCGGCGTCAAACACAACAGCTATGTTACTTTTTTCACATTTCTCTAATGTTGAGTAAAGAAATTCTTGAGGATTGTCAAGCGGTTCATAGAAAACACGGCGTACTTCCTCCGCTTTCAATTCTGAATGCAGATAGACGCCAATGCGCCGTGACATAAGATTGACACGGGACAACTTGTGGCTACCAAAATACTGCTTTCCATCAGCAGCAACATTACGCTCGTGATCCCACTTCTGGGCCAGGTCATAAAAGAACGCAGACCCGATACCAGCTTCGCATGCGGAGAACAGTATTATTGATCCACCATCCTTTACAACCGTCTGGCAGTTTTCCAGAGCTTTCTGAGCCTGATAGAGATTGACATCAAGCGGAGGTAATATTTCAGCCAGCACCACATCATATTGACGACTCACTCGATGTGCAAAGATTTCACGCGCCTTCGTCGTCGCCTGCTGAAACGCATCCCAGAGACTACCAGAAAAACAACCGGCAACCTGATGCCGAGCATCAAGCACGACTTGTACTGTTTTAACTTTTTCGAGGGGAAGGAGTTTGGTCAGGGCTTTCATGTGTTCAGCCACTGGATTGCCTTCGAGCCGAAGCGGGGCTGCGTCCAGCGATGCGGCCAGATTGTGATTACGCTCAGTTGTGGCCAGATCTGTGAGACCAGGAAAGAATCCCTTGCGCCCACCGGTATACCCAGCAAAGTAGTGCGGTTCCACCGAGCCGAGAACAAGAATGGCAGGGTAGTCCATCACCATCTTATTAATAAGGACCCTCTCCCCCATCGGGTCAGTCCCCAGGTCGGTCATCGTCTCCATTTCGCGCGCTCGATGAACATGAATGCGGGAGCGGAGGTCATCGTACAAGGGACCGAAGATATTTCGACAGTGCTCTTCGGAGGGGGGTTCGTGAGTACCGGTTGCAATCAGGAAATCCGTGCGATCAAGATAGGTTTGGTCAATGCGCGACAGCCAGTCGAGCATTATCGGTGTGGGTGTTGTACGGTGACCGTCATTGACTACGGTCAGCAGTCGGGGTGACTGAAATTGCGGGGTCACGATCAATTCCTGCAGAATGTCCCGACAGGATTCAAAGGAGACCGGATTCTCCGTTAGTCGCGGCGCGTACGTATCAAGGCTGGCTGTGACCGGAAGCAGCAGACGAAGTCTGTCGGCCGCATAGAAAATGTCTACGAATCCCGGCGAGTCACTCGCATCCATATCCATCGATTACACTACTCTCTAAAAAAGAAGGCAATTTCGCCAGCAGCGTTTTCATCCGAATCCGAGCCATGAACCGAGTTCTCCTGGACATCCCG contains:
- a CDS encoding DUF2088 domain-containing protein, which produces MDASDSPGFVDIFYAADRLRLLLPVTASLDTYAPRLTENPVSFESCRDILQELIVTPQFQSPRLLTVVNDGHRTTPTPIMLDWLSRIDQTYLDRTDFLIATGTHEPPSEEHCRNIFGPLYDDLRSRIHVHRAREMETMTDLGTDPMGERVLINKMVMDYPAILVLGSVEPHYFAGYTGGRKGFFPGLTDLATTERNHNLAASLDAAPLRLEGNPVAEHMKALTKLLPLEKVKTVQVVLDARHQVAGCFSGSLWDAFQQATTKAREIFAHRVSRQYDVVLAEILPPLDVNLYQAQKALENCQTVVKDGGSIILFSACEAGIGSAFFYDLAQKWDHERNVAADGKQYFGSHKLSRVNLMSRRIGVYLHSELKAEEVRRVFYEPLDNPQEFLYSTLEKCEKSNIAVVFDAAHTVLNA
- the mdh gene encoding malate dehydrogenase; its protein translation is MNKKVVVVGAGHVGATCAMYMAEANIADVVLLDIIKDMPQGKGLDLTQAGPVRGYNAKITGSNKWTDLKNADVVIMTAGLARKPGMSREDLLKMNANIIASVAGNIKKYAPKSYVIVVSNPLDLMTFHMQKKTGFPKNRVLGQAGVLDSTRMRAFVSMELNIAMTDIHAMVLGGHGDTMVPLPRYTTVGGIPIKELIPADRIKAISKRTAVGGGEIVKLLKTGSAYYAPAAASVSMCRSILCDEKRILPASAFLTGQYGIKDIYIGVPVVLGAKGVERILELNLTKSEKGALQKSAKTYKKHLKDLGY
- the icd gene encoding isocitrate dehydrogenase (NADP(+)) — encoded protein: MAKYKHIEVPENGQPIKVVKKKLKIPNKPIIPVIEGDGIGRDIMKATRRVVDAAVEKAYKGKKKIAWMDVYAGEAAFDKYKEWLPQETVDAIKKYVVALKGPLTTPVGGGFRSLNVSLRQILNLYACVRPVSYFKGVGSPVTHPEKMDVVIFRENTEDVYSGIEWKKGTKDVKKVINWLNKTMKTNIRPDSGIGVKPISVTGTKRLVRKAIQHAVDNKLPTVTLVHKGNIMKYTEGAFRDWGYKLATTEFRNKVVTEDELWDKYKGKMPKGKILIKDRIADSIFQQILTRTDEYDVLATPNLNGDYISDACAAQIGGLGMAPGANIGDYIGLFEATHGTAPKYADKDVINPCSVILSACMMLDYLGWDKAATMIRNGIQKTIDKKTVTYDLHRQMKGAKKVGTTAFGSAIIKNMR